A region from the Gemmatimonadaceae bacterium genome encodes:
- a CDS encoding MBL fold metallo-hydrolase, producing the protein MKLWMLGSGSSGNAILVECDGSRILIDCGFGTRTLAGRLATIGIAPESIEGCLITHEHSDHVKGAGAAAKKWGWGVFATPGTAKAPELAEAPVHLFEPGMTIEFERMTVTSTATPHDANQSVGFVVESHSTGARAGLFYDMGHVSRAVADACERLDILVLESNHDDDMLRNGPYPRWLQQRIACKTGHLSNRDAGVFARDAVTREMQHLVLAHLSENCNSPNIALTNMRGALVRTRFRGTVTAAKQDAVVGPFTPGDARAEAPVQYALF; encoded by the coding sequence GTGAAGCTTTGGATGCTCGGAAGCGGCAGCAGCGGCAATGCGATTCTCGTCGAATGCGACGGGAGCCGTATTCTGATCGACTGCGGCTTCGGCACGCGGACGCTGGCCGGCCGGCTGGCGACGATCGGCATTGCTCCCGAGTCGATCGAGGGCTGCCTGATCACGCACGAGCATTCGGATCACGTGAAGGGCGCCGGCGCCGCCGCGAAGAAATGGGGTTGGGGCGTGTTCGCGACGCCGGGCACGGCCAAGGCGCCGGAGTTGGCGGAGGCGCCGGTGCATCTGTTCGAGCCGGGAATGACGATCGAGTTCGAGCGCATGACCGTGACGAGCACCGCGACCCCGCATGACGCGAATCAGTCGGTGGGGTTCGTGGTCGAGAGCCACTCGACGGGCGCGCGGGCCGGCCTGTTCTACGACATGGGGCACGTGTCGCGCGCCGTCGCGGACGCTTGTGAGCGTCTTGATATACTAGTTCTCGAATCGAACCACGACGACGACATGCTGCGGAACGGGCCCTATCCGCGGTGGCTGCAGCAGCGGATCGCGTGCAAGACGGGGCACTTGTCGAATCGCGACGCCGGGGTGTTCGCGCGCGACGCGGTGACGCGGGAGATGCAGCACCTCGTGCTGGCGCACCTGAGCGAGAACTGCAATTCGCCCAACATCGCGCTCACGAACATGCGCGGCGCGCTCGTGCGGACGCGATTCAGGGGCACGGTCACCGCCGCGAAACAGGACGCCGTCGTCGGACCGTTCACGCCAGGCGATGCGCGCGCCGAAGCGCCGGTCCAGTACGCCTTGTTTTAG
- a CDS encoding putative sugar nucleotidyl transferase: MSTARLYLYDDAHARTFEPFASTRPISEMRAGTALIRERWMAALGLQGDAFFIAGDRHADFDEPGTRPADTTIPAGAIVVNSRFVPAVPRDPTKVGRMNASSSLWRNGTELVAVRLKDPVGVWQFADGTLPLDEVQVGTGSIGNVDGRWLWDVWDFVRLLPDQLSADIRQVASRPWLEQPPLPTHVTVLGAEPIIVLENVVIEPYVVLDATAGPILIQPGAHIRSFTRITGPCYIGRDVQVMGGDISVCSIGDVCKVRGELSNTVFLGYSNKGHDGFVGHSYLGRWVNLGASTVTSNLKNTYGTVALWTPSGVRDTGMQFLGTLFGDHVKTGIGLTLTTGCVLGAAANVFDQMPPKVVAPFSWGGKPPYETYRADKFVETAARMMARRHVELSDRARRHLMSVHAGRWTVETDES; the protein is encoded by the coding sequence GTGAGCACGGCTCGGCTCTACCTCTACGACGACGCGCACGCGCGCACGTTCGAGCCGTTTGCCTCGACGCGCCCGATCTCCGAGATGCGCGCGGGCACGGCGCTCATTCGCGAGCGATGGATGGCGGCGCTCGGCCTTCAGGGCGACGCATTCTTCATCGCGGGCGATCGCCACGCCGACTTCGACGAACCTGGAACGCGCCCCGCGGACACGACGATTCCCGCCGGCGCGATCGTTGTTAACAGCCGCTTCGTACCGGCAGTGCCACGCGATCCGACGAAGGTTGGTCGCATGAACGCGTCGTCGAGCCTGTGGCGCAACGGCACGGAGCTCGTTGCGGTGCGCCTCAAGGATCCCGTCGGCGTGTGGCAGTTCGCCGATGGCACGCTGCCCCTCGACGAAGTGCAGGTCGGCACCGGGTCGATCGGCAACGTCGACGGCCGCTGGTTGTGGGACGTCTGGGATTTCGTCCGCCTGCTGCCCGACCAGCTCTCGGCAGACATTCGCCAGGTGGCGTCGCGGCCGTGGCTCGAGCAGCCGCCGCTTCCGACGCATGTGACGGTGCTGGGCGCCGAACCCATCATCGTGCTCGAGAACGTGGTGATCGAGCCATACGTCGTGCTCGATGCGACCGCGGGCCCGATTCTCATTCAGCCCGGTGCGCACATTCGTTCGTTCACGCGCATCACCGGCCCATGTTACATCGGACGCGACGTTCAAGTCATGGGCGGGGACATTAGCGTTTGCTCAATCGGCGACGTCTGCAAGGTCCGCGGTGAGCTCAGCAATACGGTCTTTCTCGGCTACTCGAACAAGGGGCACGACGGATTCGTCGGCCACTCGTACCTTGGCCGCTGGGTGAATCTGGGCGCGAGCACCGTGACGAGCAATCTGAAGAACACGTACGGTACCGTGGCGTTGTGGACGCCCAGCGGCGTTCGGGATACGGGAATGCAGTTTCTGGGGACGTTGTTCGGCGATCATGTGAAAACCGGGATCGGACTGACGCTGACGACGGGCTGCGTGCTCGGCGCGGCGGCCAACGTGTTCGATCAGATGCCGCCGAAGGTCGTCGCGCCGTTTTCGTGGGGCGGCAAACCTCCCTACGAGACGTATCGCGCCGATAAATTCGTCGAGACCGCGGCGCGCATGATGGCGCGCCGCCATGTCGAGCTGAGCGACCGGGCCCGTCGCCATCTCATGAGTGTGCACGCGGGGCGGTGGACCGTGGAGACGGACGAGTCGTGA
- a CDS encoding sugar phosphate nucleotidyltransferase has protein sequence MTASTPSPTTRWAVVLAGGVGSRFWPLSTPSRPKQLLPLVTEDPLLVQSVERLGPVVPPERVLILTNATLVPTIAQMLPNIPRENLIAEPRAGGTGAALAWGAQEIARRAGPNAVMISIHADSAIRDDHRFQQALSRAAYVAEQHHALVTVGVVPDRPDPGLGHIQPGDEIDSNARRVARFVEKPDMARAIEMTRDGYLWNSGIFAWRVGDFLDEVRRLTPEIAPALHAHANDIRRFFSAVTPIAVDVGVLERSDRVAVVPGDFGWDDVGTWAALRRVRPTDAHGNATQGHVHSVGAANNVVHAPGQSVVLYGVSDLVVVVENGMVLVTTAERSLNLKQLIEALPRSVTERT, from the coding sequence ATGACGGCGTCGACGCCATCGCCGACGACGCGCTGGGCCGTCGTTCTCGCCGGCGGAGTCGGCTCTCGCTTCTGGCCGCTGAGCACACCGTCACGTCCGAAGCAACTCCTGCCTCTCGTCACTGAAGATCCGCTGCTCGTTCAGTCGGTCGAGCGGCTCGGTCCGGTCGTGCCGCCTGAACGGGTGTTGATACTCACCAACGCCACGTTGGTGCCGACCATCGCGCAAATGTTGCCGAACATTCCGCGCGAGAACCTCATCGCCGAGCCGCGGGCCGGCGGAACGGGGGCGGCGCTCGCGTGGGGCGCCCAGGAGATCGCGCGCCGCGCCGGCCCGAATGCCGTCATGATCTCGATTCACGCCGACTCGGCCATCCGCGATGATCACCGCTTTCAACAGGCGCTTTCGCGCGCGGCGTACGTCGCCGAACAGCATCACGCGCTCGTGACCGTGGGCGTCGTTCCCGATCGGCCGGATCCCGGGCTCGGCCACATTCAACCTGGCGACGAGATCGACAGCAATGCGCGGCGCGTCGCGCGGTTCGTCGAGAAGCCGGACATGGCGCGCGCGATCGAGATGACCCGCGACGGATACTTGTGGAATTCAGGAATCTTTGCGTGGCGCGTCGGCGATTTCCTGGACGAAGTGCGGCGCCTGACGCCCGAGATCGCCCCGGCGCTGCATGCGCACGCCAACGACATTCGGCGCTTCTTCTCCGCCGTGACGCCGATCGCCGTCGACGTCGGCGTGCTCGAGCGCAGCGACCGCGTCGCGGTGGTGCCCGGCGATTTCGGCTGGGACGACGTTGGCACGTGGGCCGCGCTTCGCCGCGTCCGTCCTACGGACGCACACGGCAACGCCACGCAGGGCCATGTCCATTCTGTCGGGGCGGCGAACAACGTCGTTCACGCGCCCGGACAATCCGTGGTGCTGTACGGCGTATCGGATCTCGTCGTCGTCGTCGAGAACGGCATGGTGCTCGTGACGACCGCCGAGCGTTCGTTGAATCTCAAGCAGCTCATCGAAGCGCTGCCCCGCAGCGTGACGGAGCGCACGTGA
- a CDS encoding response regulator: protein MSNPDPSWHVLVADDEPHIGRIIKMKLEQGPFRVTLAYDGREALQVLERESDIRLVLLDLMMPHLSGLDVLAAMRNDARWRELPCIILTAAGQEQQHTSAMGLGANDFLTKPFSPKKLYARAAELVGLGPDESAAGSA, encoded by the coding sequence GTGTCCAACCCCGACCCGAGCTGGCACGTTCTCGTCGCCGATGACGAGCCCCACATCGGCCGCATCATCAAAATGAAACTCGAGCAAGGCCCGTTTCGCGTCACGCTCGCCTATGACGGCCGCGAAGCGCTCCAGGTGCTCGAGCGTGAATCCGACATCCGCCTCGTTTTGCTCGATCTCATGATGCCGCACTTGAGCGGTCTCGACGTCCTCGCGGCCATGCGCAACGATGCGCGGTGGCGCGAGCTGCCCTGCATCATCCTCACCGCGGCCGGCCAGGAACAGCAGCATACCAGCGCCATGGGACTTGGCGCGAACGACTTCCTGACCAAGCCGTTCAGCCCCAAGAAGCTGTACGCGCGCGCGGCCGAGCTCGTCGGGCTTGGCCCCGACGAATCCGCGGCCGGCTCCGCATGA
- a CDS encoding roadblock/LC7 domain-containing protein, whose translation MPSIRDLVAAIRQREGVDAAIVLGRDGLLIDSQLAPGLEAEDIAARIPAIIGPADDLGSATNRGELLTAVLEHRNGLAIISVLSAEAILLVLVTPRANIGQLLFELRRNREHIAALV comes from the coding sequence ATGCCGAGCATTCGTGATCTGGTTGCCGCCATTCGGCAGCGTGAAGGTGTCGACGCCGCCATCGTGCTCGGACGCGATGGGCTGCTGATCGACAGTCAACTGGCACCGGGACTCGAGGCCGAAGATATCGCGGCCCGCATTCCCGCGATCATCGGCCCCGCGGACGACCTCGGTTCGGCCACCAACCGCGGCGAGCTGCTGACCGCGGTGCTGGAACACCGCAACGGGCTCGCCATCATCTCCGTTTTGTCCGCCGAAGCCATTCTCCTGGTGCTCGTCACGCCGCGCGCGAACATTGGCCAACTGCTCTTCGAGCTGCGCCGAAATCGCGAACACATCGCCGCTCTCGTTTGA
- the serS gene encoding serine--tRNA ligase yields MHDVRVLREQVDVLREGLARRGALDTLAPVVDRGVDAERERRTLIQAVEERKAARNANAQEVGKRKKAKEDADELIARGKSLGDEIAKLETELAQVEAELQRTVLEIPNITLANVPAGGEENNVIVKTWREPRTSEGVKPHWEIGARLGMIDLERAAKVSGSGFVFYRKSGARLIRALVNYFMDTHREEHGYEEVWPPLLVNRATMTGTGQLPKFEDDAYATKGDDLFLIPTAEVPVTNLYRDEILDADQLPMAFVAYSKCFRREAGSAGKDTRGILRTHEFDKVELVRYVTPETSGEQHEALTRHAESILERLGIPYRRKLLAAGDTGFSSAMTYDLEAWAPGVGAWLEVSSCSNFTDYQARRANIRYRPAKGEKPRFVHTLNGSGLAFPRTVACILEHYQNADGSVTVPDVLRPYLGTDVLR; encoded by the coding sequence GTGCACGACGTCCGCGTGCTTCGCGAGCAGGTCGACGTGCTGCGCGAAGGGCTCGCGCGGCGCGGCGCGCTCGACACGTTGGCGCCGGTGGTCGATCGCGGCGTCGACGCCGAACGCGAGCGGCGGACGCTCATCCAGGCGGTCGAAGAACGAAAGGCGGCGCGCAACGCGAACGCGCAGGAAGTCGGCAAGCGCAAGAAGGCAAAGGAAGACGCCGACGAACTGATCGCGCGCGGCAAATCGCTCGGCGACGAGATCGCGAAGCTCGAGACGGAGCTCGCCCAGGTCGAAGCGGAACTGCAGCGCACGGTGCTGGAGATTCCGAACATCACGCTCGCGAACGTCCCCGCGGGCGGCGAAGAGAACAACGTCATCGTCAAGACGTGGCGCGAGCCGCGAACGTCCGAGGGCGTCAAGCCGCACTGGGAGATTGGCGCGCGGCTCGGCATGATCGATCTCGAACGCGCGGCGAAGGTGTCGGGTTCGGGCTTCGTGTTCTATCGAAAGTCCGGCGCACGACTCATTCGCGCACTCGTCAACTACTTCATGGACACGCATCGCGAGGAACACGGCTACGAGGAAGTCTGGCCGCCGCTCCTTGTGAATCGCGCGACGATGACCGGCACCGGCCAGCTGCCGAAGTTCGAGGACGATGCCTACGCCACGAAGGGCGACGATCTGTTCCTCATCCCGACGGCCGAAGTCCCGGTGACGAATCTTTACCGCGACGAGATTCTCGATGCGGACCAGTTGCCGATGGCGTTCGTCGCATACAGCAAATGCTTTCGCCGCGAGGCCGGTTCGGCGGGGAAGGATACGCGCGGCATTTTGCGAACGCACGAATTCGACAAGGTGGAGCTGGTGCGATACGTCACGCCCGAGACATCGGGCGAGCAGCACGAAGCGTTGACGCGCCACGCGGAGTCGATCCTCGAACGCCTCGGAATTCCGTATCGGCGGAAGCTGCTTGCCGCCGGCGACACGGGCTTCAGTTCGGCGATGACGTACGATCTCGAGGCGTGGGCGCCGGGCGTCGGCGCGTGGCTCGAGGTGTCGTCCTGCAGCAACTTCACCGACTATCAGGCGCGCCGGGCGAATATTCGCTATCGCCCCGCCAAGGGCGAGAAGCCACGCTTCGTGCATACGCTCAACGGCTCGGGACTCGCGTTCCCGCGCACGGTCGCGTGCATTCTCGAGCATTATCAGAATGCTGATGGTTCGGTGACCGTTCCCGACGTCTTGCGGCCGTATCTCGGAACCGACGTTCTCCGCTGA
- a CDS encoding HAMP domain-containing sensor histidine kinase, with protein sequence MRMMRRGKPELLVATLILVLLGAYVWYTQRVVADLRADAANSIDMYRRVYRAINDPRPGVADQALFDLSNSIVKQGVPLIVTDLSGKVAFHANLVFDRSGNPVTNDDPRVAQYIPILEAQHKPIVDSLVGTKVYFGDPAVVRGLRIIPALFAISAALLVLFALFLIRSRGDAARERLWAGMARESAHQLGTPLSSLSGWIELLEERANDDSSQAAVRHMRGDLERLDRVAHRFERIGREPKYEEIDAAGIVARIAKYFQARVPTLANTIVIDSAIAPDLHVVHGDPVLLEWAVEVLTKNAIDALAGRGGRVSLAAERGPDDAVVIRVADNGPGVPRELRARIFEPGFSTKKSGWGIGLSLAKRIVEENHGGKLMLVPAEQGATFEIILH encoded by the coding sequence ATGCGCATGATGCGCCGCGGCAAGCCGGAGCTCCTGGTTGCCACGCTCATCCTGGTGCTGCTGGGGGCGTACGTGTGGTACACCCAGCGGGTCGTCGCGGATTTGCGCGCCGATGCCGCGAATTCGATCGACATGTATCGCCGCGTGTATCGCGCGATCAACGATCCCCGGCCGGGTGTCGCCGATCAGGCGCTGTTCGACCTCTCGAACAGCATCGTGAAGCAGGGCGTGCCGTTGATCGTGACGGACCTGAGCGGCAAGGTCGCGTTTCACGCCAATCTCGTCTTCGATCGTAGCGGGAATCCGGTCACGAACGACGACCCGCGCGTGGCGCAGTACATCCCCATTCTCGAGGCGCAGCACAAGCCGATCGTCGATTCGCTCGTCGGCACGAAAGTGTACTTCGGCGATCCCGCGGTCGTGCGGGGCTTGAGAATCATTCCGGCGTTGTTCGCGATCAGCGCGGCGCTGCTCGTGCTGTTCGCGCTGTTCCTGATTCGCTCGCGAGGCGACGCTGCGCGCGAACGACTGTGGGCCGGCATGGCGCGTGAGTCCGCTCACCAGCTCGGCACGCCGCTCTCGAGTCTTTCAGGATGGATCGAGCTGCTCGAGGAGCGCGCGAACGACGATTCGTCGCAAGCCGCCGTGCGCCACATGCGCGGCGATCTGGAGCGGCTCGATCGCGTGGCGCACCGCTTCGAGCGCATCGGGCGCGAGCCCAAGTACGAGGAGATCGATGCGGCCGGTATTGTCGCGCGCATCGCGAAATACTTTCAGGCGCGCGTGCCGACGCTGGCGAACACCATCGTCATCGACTCGGCGATCGCGCCCGACCTGCACGTGGTGCACGGCGATCCCGTGCTGCTCGAGTGGGCGGTCGAGGTGCTGACGAAGAACGCGATCGATGCCTTGGCCGGGCGCGGCGGTCGCGTCTCGCTCGCCGCGGAGCGCGGGCCGGACGATGCGGTCGTCATTCGCGTCGCCGACAACGGCCCCGGCGTCCCGCGCGAGCTGCGCGCGCGGATCTTCGAGCCTGGGTTCTCCACTAAGAAAAGTGGATGGGGCATTGGCTTGTCGCTCGCCAAACGCATCGTGGAAGAGAACCACGGCGGCAAATTGATGCTGGTGCCGGCGGAGCAGGGCGCGACGTTCGAGATTATTCTACACTGA
- a CDS encoding UvrD-helicase domain-containing protein: MTEEEERLAGLNPAQREAVLHVDGPLLVLAGAGSGKTRVLTTRIARLIDVEGVDPRQILAVTFTNKAAGEMRDRIGRLLGADPSGMWVGTFHAIGARMLRMSAHLVGRTPAFTIYDQDDSLGVIKRLMERHDVSPKQFTPRAVQSAISDAKNSLVTPPEYERLAMDMFAKAVAPVYRSQGEALQLANAVDFDDLLVLPVRMLQQHPERLAYYRGRFRYILVDEYQDTNRAQYELIKLLGGEHGNVCVVGDDDQSIYGWRGADIRNILDFNKDFPNAAIVRLEENYRSTPQVLALANLVISANTGRMGKTLRATHPSGEPVTIVRCLDERDEADFVVGEVNSRRAQSSRSLNDVAVLYRTNAQSRAMEEALRRYAVPYRLVGAVRFYDRREIRDLMAYLKLIANPADDEALRRAVGVPKRGLGETTIENLAEQARQRGLPIYEGAQLAEITTGMRPAARTALAEFVKLIQTLRERASEAAVDELLRELVEAIRYGDYLRAEGPESAERLDNVRELITGAAEQVADDLGEVGLRPLDHFLQRAQLVAGADDLGSGADDAVTLMTLHNAKGLEFPFVFITGMEDGLFPLAKAFDDPALLEEERRLFYVGITRAERKLYVTHAEERRRNGELLPSRQSSFLDGIPDDMVERKSTIKVRSSGRSVMRAGGDWGGSSSYGSKFGTSARSSRDAEDFFSRPSASSRRPGQPVGGFGGVSISVEDESQDAPMFVVGARVKHRKFGTGTIAELSGIGRDAKVKVDFDDEAVGRKTLVIAQANLERGDD; this comes from the coding sequence ATGACCGAAGAAGAAGAACGCCTCGCCGGCCTCAACCCGGCGCAGCGCGAAGCTGTCCTGCACGTCGATGGCCCATTGCTCGTGCTCGCCGGCGCGGGATCGGGCAAGACGCGCGTGCTCACCACGCGCATCGCGCGGTTGATCGACGTCGAGGGCGTCGATCCGCGGCAGATTCTCGCCGTCACGTTTACCAACAAAGCGGCCGGCGAGATGCGCGACCGGATCGGCCGCCTGCTCGGCGCCGATCCGTCGGGGATGTGGGTCGGCACCTTCCATGCGATCGGCGCTCGGATGTTGCGCATGTCCGCGCATCTGGTCGGCCGCACGCCCGCCTTCACCATCTACGATCAGGACGACTCGCTCGGCGTCATCAAACGGTTGATGGAGCGGCACGACGTCTCGCCGAAGCAATTCACGCCGCGCGCGGTGCAGTCGGCGATCTCCGACGCCAAGAACTCGCTCGTCACCCCGCCGGAGTACGAGCGATTGGCGATGGACATGTTCGCCAAGGCGGTGGCGCCGGTGTATCGCTCGCAGGGCGAAGCGCTGCAACTCGCGAACGCCGTGGACTTCGACGACCTGCTCGTGCTGCCGGTGCGCATGTTGCAACAGCACCCCGAGCGGCTCGCCTATTACCGCGGACGATTCCGGTATATTCTAGTTGATGAATACCAGGATACTAATCGCGCGCAGTATGAGCTGATCAAACTGCTCGGCGGCGAGCACGGCAACGTCTGCGTGGTCGGCGACGACGACCAGTCGATCTATGGCTGGCGCGGGGCGGACATCCGGAACATCCTCGACTTCAACAAGGACTTCCCGAACGCGGCCATCGTCCGGCTCGAGGAGAACTACCGCTCGACGCCGCAGGTGCTGGCGCTGGCCAATCTCGTGATCAGCGCCAACACCGGCCGCATGGGCAAGACGTTGCGCGCCACGCATCCGAGTGGCGAGCCGGTCACGATCGTCCGGTGCCTCGATGAGCGCGATGAAGCCGACTTCGTCGTCGGCGAGGTCAACTCACGGCGCGCGCAATCGTCGCGATCGTTGAACGATGTCGCGGTGCTGTATCGCACCAACGCGCAGAGCCGCGCCATGGAAGAAGCGCTGCGTCGCTACGCCGTGCCGTATCGCCTCGTCGGCGCCGTCCGCTTCTACGACCGGCGCGAGATCCGCGATCTCATGGCGTATCTCAAGCTCATCGCGAACCCCGCGGACGACGAAGCACTCCGCCGCGCCGTCGGTGTACCGAAACGCGGACTTGGTGAAACCACGATCGAGAACCTCGCCGAGCAGGCGCGGCAACGCGGGTTGCCGATTTATGAAGGTGCGCAGCTCGCTGAAATAACGACCGGCATGCGTCCGGCGGCGCGGACCGCACTTGCTGAATTCGTGAAGTTGATCCAGACGCTGCGCGAGCGCGCGAGCGAGGCGGCGGTCGACGAGCTGCTCCGCGAGCTCGTCGAAGCCATTCGCTACGGCGACTATCTGCGCGCCGAAGGACCGGAATCCGCCGAGCGTCTGGACAACGTACGCGAGTTGATCACCGGCGCGGCGGAGCAGGTGGCCGACGACCTTGGCGAAGTTGGCCTGCGCCCGCTCGATCACTTCCTGCAGCGCGCGCAGCTCGTCGCCGGGGCGGACGACTTGGGGAGCGGCGCCGACGACGCCGTGACGTTGATGACGCTGCACAACGCCAAAGGGCTCGAGTTTCCCTTCGTGTTCATCACCGGCATGGAGGACGGACTGTTTCCGCTCGCCAAGGCGTTCGATGATCCCGCGCTTCTCGAGGAGGAGCGGCGATTGTTTTACGTCGGCATCACGCGCGCCGAGCGGAAGTTGTACGTCACGCACGCCGAGGAGCGGCGGCGCAACGGCGAGCTGTTGCCGTCGCGCCAGTCGAGCTTTCTCGACGGCATTCCCGACGACATGGTGGAGCGAAAGAGCACGATCAAAGTGCGCAGCTCCGGCCGGTCGGTCATGCGTGCAGGTGGAGACTGGGGCGGCTCGAGCAGTTATGGCAGCAAATTTGGCACGAGCGCGCGCTCGAGCCGCGACGCCGAAGATTTCTTCAGTCGTCCGTCGGCATCGTCGCGGCGTCCGGGACAGCCGGTCGGCGGGTTCGGCGGCGTCTCGATCTCGGTCGAGGACGAGTCGCAGGATGCACCGATGTTCGTGGTCGGTGCGCGCGTCAAGCATCGCAAGTTCGGCACGGGAACGATCGCCGAGCTGTCGGGCATCGGCCGCGACGCGAAGGTGAAGGTGGACTTCGACGACGAGGCCGTTGGTCGCAAGACGCTGGTGATCGCGCAGGCGAATCTCGAGCGCGGAGACGACTGA
- the gatC gene encoding Asp-tRNA(Asn)/Glu-tRNA(Gln) amidotransferase subunit GatC — protein sequence MAVTIDDVRHIAALARFGLGDERMQSLVGELNTILAHMDVLSQVNTDGVEAIDGLGAAAAPLRADAGPPIPLARSIDAFAPKVEGGFFLVPRLSTHEDPEAAS from the coding sequence ATGGCGGTGACCATCGATGACGTCCGGCACATCGCGGCGCTCGCGCGGTTCGGACTCGGCGACGAGCGCATGCAGTCGCTCGTGGGCGAGCTGAACACCATCCTCGCGCACATGGACGTGTTGTCGCAGGTGAACACGGACGGTGTCGAGGCGATTGATGGCCTGGGCGCCGCCGCCGCCCCGTTGCGCGCGGATGCCGGACCACCGATTCCGCTCGCGCGCAGCATCGACGCCTTCGCGCCAAAGGTCGAAGGCGGATTCTTTCTCGTCCCGCGGTTGTCGACGCACGAGGATCCCGAGGCCGCGTCGTGA
- the gatA gene encoding Asp-tRNA(Asn)/Glu-tRNA(Gln) amidotransferase subunit GatA: MTSGRSRAEESLRRAREVGAFDRAGLNILLYSDAKDLRAQVERVEERRAAGMTDSLAGVPVVIKDNIATRTLPTTCASRILEGYVSPFDATAVARLRDAGAVIIAKSNMDEFGMGSSNENSAFGPARNPLDPARVPGGSSGGSAAAVAAGIVDIALGSETGGSVRQPAALCGVVGVKPTYGRVSRFGLVAFASSLDHIGVFGRTVDDAALGLQTIAGHDPLDSTCAAEPVPDYRAAARGALTGVVIGKPKEYFPDDLDPQIRARCDAALHALRELGAEIREVSLPHTGLAIEVYYIIAPAEASSNLARFDGVRYGARQAARGGDGLRGMYEETRSRGFGPEVTRRILLGTYVLSAGYYDAYYRKAQQVRALIARDFAKVFARGVHLLFTPTTPTTAFPIGAKSDPYEMYLSDIFTCTANLAGVPAMSLPIGRVDGLPVGGQFIAPHFDERQMFAAAYALERVLGEDAHR; this comes from the coding sequence GTGACGTCTGGCCGATCGCGGGCTGAGGAGAGCCTGCGTCGCGCGCGCGAGGTCGGCGCGTTCGATCGGGCTGGCTTGAACATTCTGTTATACTCGGATGCTAAAGACCTCCGTGCGCAGGTCGAGCGCGTCGAGGAGCGGCGTGCGGCGGGGATGACGGATTCGCTCGCCGGCGTGCCGGTGGTGATCAAGGACAACATCGCGACGCGGACGTTGCCGACGACCTGTGCTTCGCGCATCCTCGAGGGCTACGTCAGCCCGTTCGATGCGACCGCGGTCGCGCGCCTCCGCGATGCGGGGGCGGTGATCATCGCCAAGTCGAACATGGATGAGTTTGGAATGGGCTCGTCAAATGAGAACAGCGCGTTCGGTCCGGCGCGGAATCCGCTCGATCCGGCGCGCGTGCCCGGTGGATCCTCCGGCGGGTCGGCCGCGGCCGTCGCGGCGGGGATCGTCGACATCGCGCTGGGGTCGGAGACGGGCGGGTCAGTTCGGCAGCCCGCCGCGTTGTGCGGCGTCGTCGGTGTCAAGCCGACGTACGGCCGCGTGAGCAGATTTGGCCTGGTGGCGTTCGCGTCGTCCCTCGATCACATCGGCGTCTTCGGCCGCACGGTGGACGATGCCGCGCTCGGTCTCCAAACGATCGCCGGCCACGATCCGCTCGACTCGACGTGCGCCGCCGAGCCCGTCCCCGACTATCGCGCGGCCGCGCGGGGTGCGCTGACCGGCGTCGTCATCGGCAAACCCAAGGAGTATTTCCCCGACGATCTCGATCCGCAGATCCGCGCGCGATGCGACGCGGCCCTGCACGCGCTCCGCGAGCTGGGCGCCGAAATTAGAGAAGTCTCATTGCCGCACACCGGCCTCGCGATCGAGGTGTACTACATCATCGCGCCGGCCGAAGCGTCGTCCAACCTGGCGCGCTTCGACGGCGTGCGGTATGGCGCCAGACAGGCCGCACGCGGCGGCGACGGACTGCGCGGGATGTACGAGGAAACACGCTCGCGCGGCTTCGGCCCCGAAGTCACGCGCCGCATTCTCCTGGGCACCTACGTGCTCTCGGCAGGCTACTACGACGCGTACTATCGCAAGGCGCAGCAGGTGCGCGCGCTGATCGCGCGCGATTTCGCCAAGGTGTTCGCGCGCGGCGTGCATTTGCTCTTCACACCCACGACACCGACGACCGCGTTTCCGATCGGGGCCAAGTCCGATCCGTACGAGATGTATTTGAGCGACATCTTCACGTGTACGGCGAATCTCGCCGGCGTGCCCGCGATGTCCTTGCCGATCGGGAGGGTGGACGGTCTTCCGGTCGGCGGCCAGTTCATCGCGCCACACTTCGACGAGCGGCAGATGTTCGCCGCCGCCTACGCGCTGGAGCGCGTCCTCGGCGAGGACGCGCACCGATGA